The Bradysia coprophila strain Holo2 chromosome X, BU_Bcop_v1, whole genome shotgun sequence genomic interval gCCTACCACTTTTCACTAACATATTTTCTTTACATTGTTTTCAGTCTGAGTTACCTATTGGCATTGCTGTGGAAAAGCTGTTGATCTTCGTGGAATTGTGACAATTCGAAACACGGAACCTTCGTAATACGTTCTGGTCGTCGAGAATCTAGAAGCACCaagtaagaaaattttaatttttttttaaataggtTAAATAATTGCAACGACGAACTTGAACttcaaacgaaaaacttttgttcatATTCTTTATAATGAGCACTATGAACGGTAATTTTATTGCAAGTGATTCTCTGGGATGTATTGGTGTCACAATATATGCTGTTGCCATATTTGATCCGACGATTTCCAGTGCCATTGAATTTAAATCTTCGTCAGTTACCCGTTTGATGTAACCGTTCTTAGTctttgaaatattaaaatgaattaaaacaaGATAAATTTTCACACGTTAAATAGAGCACGAAAATTACTTGCGTTTTCCATATTAATAAGGGATTGCTACCGATGCTGTAGAAAACAGATAGGAAACCTTTTTGGAATGTATTTCGAAACATGAttcgaaaatatatatttttgtgttattttctaTAATTAACAGATACCGAAACTAACGGAATTGACAAATGAATTTCCGAAAGTTACTAGGTTTATTCATTGAGATTGAGGTGTGACCTGTCTagccaaataaaattgtattgttAGTTTTACCGAGACTTACTGTTTTCGTTCAATTACGGTTAAATAATTCGTGGCATACCTTTCTCCCAGACGTGTTTGTgagattattttgaaaaacagctttACGAAATCGGATTCATTCTCCAGAGGAGTCATTTTAGATAGGATTGATCCCTAGACTCTATTACCACATTTAAAATACGTTTTCCGGCCCATTTGTAGTGGGTTGTGATCTGAGACCGAAAAGGGCCTATTTTCCTATGCGATTTTTTCCAACAGACCACGAGGGACATGACCGTCCATGGTAAGCTCATGTAGTTAAGGGGGTTTGCGACTCATCTGAGATTGAAGTGgttgaaaaaatggaaaaattcgaCCATATCGATGAAGTCCTACTGCCTTCGTTTCTACTAACCTCAACTTTCCATCGATATCAAACATGTATCACCGATACGATACAATAAGTACACTTTTGATATGCAAATCAGTAACTTTTCATCGAAAAGTTCTATTTCATAGCGATTACAGCTGCTGAACTATTTTTTTCACTGTCAGCGAAAGAAGGCCTTCAACATATTAGATACtaaatcactcttcaaattaagcccttaatttttttataggGTAAAGACAGACTGAAGAATCTAGTctgtaaatgtttttgaacggCAAGTGTATcgcaaaaaaacattaaatttgttccTTCATTGGTGTTGAGAATCTTCTAGGATTTAtcgcaaaatctattacttcaatatttttcacacATTTCGCTATATAAGATAACATTAATCGTAAATCATGGCTTATTTTCGGCTCTGCCGTCGaatactttttatttttgccgATTTTTGCTCTTACAACGTCTCTGGAATAccttttgaaagttttttggCAATGAAAAAAGCTTTCAATCAATTCACGACAAATTAACTAGTTCTACGAAAAGTAAGggcaattatttaaattgttattgttgttaatTAGTTATTGAATCTTAATGTAAAAAGTCTTTTTCTATCACATCTACCTTCCCGGCACGAACTCTATATGTTTACGCCCGTTCCGTTCTACCCTCGTAGCAGACTAATCTCTCTTTAACGGATGGTTGCATAGCATATAGGTGCGCATTTGAAGCGTGAACACTAAGTAAAATTAAGTGTTGCGATATTATATTCTGAAGTTCTAGCAAAAAACGGATAATAGACTGTCGCGTGTCGCATGGAGGTATGGTTCAGAGAGAAAACGAGTCTTTAACACACGTAATAATTAACATGTCGAGTACGCAAATCGTTCGTATCAAatgattttaacaaatttgaaataatttgcgGTTTTTTTAGACGTGTCCTCCGcctcattaaatattttctattgtcGTCTGTGTGACATTAATTGCACTAAAGTAGAGCTTGTTGAAATTCTGTCATATTATTACAATTGTCAAGTGTACGAGTAATTGAATACCGTGAAGTGCGTACTTCACATCTGTGGGAATAACATAAACGTATTTAATGGTAACTTTAGTTATGCGTAAGTACATTTGCatgaatttgtgaaagaaaagttAGCAATGAAATATTGCGATTTCGTGAGCTTTTGACATTTCTTCCatatatattttcaaaagTCAACGAAATCGCCATACTCACAAACTTTACGAACCATATTGGCTTACCCCCAATCATGTCAAtcgttcaatgtaaaattttattttcatattgagAAATAAAAGTCAACATATTTTCCATAGTGTCCATCATTCTGTCCATGAGAATTATAGAAGCATAAAGGGAGTTATTTACTCGAACGAAAAGAGGAGTCaaacattgaaaacaaatATTGCTCTTTGAACGTTTCTCATACAACTGAAAAATGCGGACCTGCATCTATATAATCCGTGTCTCAAGTGTATAGTGTGAACTAACTTAGTTCAACTAACAGACACCATATTCCATATGTATAGACATGGATAACGGCACGGAGGAGttaaaaaggaaatatttgcatgaaatttgcaagaaattcAATATCCTTTTCTTTAACTCTGAATAATAACTCTGAATAACTATACGATTTTCTATGTTGCCTCCAGGTATTTCGTACATAAAagttaaaaccattttttttgccCTGTGTTATGTCACGGATGtagaaatcaaattgaaaagtttcagTGCATATAAGGAATGGATAGAAAGTTTGAAATAACTCGGatgtaatttgtttgttttttttttaacattatgTTGTTTCGTTCTTTATTATctttcgttaaaataaaataaactataaaatatatttcacataCATTATGtaacaaatcaaattaaatttttcgccGAGAAAACATCTagcttcatttttcttattgaataataaaaaaaaaaaatttacaacccGACCCTGGTAATTCGTTACGTATTATACTtctttcaaacattttcatcacGTGTATCAAATATTTATAGTTTCAATTTTGCACAAAGCTTTGATTGAACCGGATTGAACTAATAAAGCGTTCGATCAGCGGAATGTTGCGTGTTGCATGTATGTTGTACAATGTacttggaaaacatttttcactgaCAATCAACGTTAGGTGCTTATTCATCTTTCCGGTGCTAGACGTTACAATTTCTGACCACGAGAACTCAAATTGAATTGTcggattttgaaattgaattgtttttggCATCTGTATTCAACACAATGcaggaaaaatgttgattcaGATCCACGGATGAGAAAGTTTTGTATGAATACATATATGATTGTTTGCTTAAAACCATGAACATTTACCCAATTTTCATAGTCGAATGCGAACATTATGCGAAGAGAAGTACGTCAGAAACATATCTaacgcaaaaaattttgtactgacatttttttataataagaGCACAGTACATAGCTTATTTTTATGTTGTCGCTGTAGATAACAGACGGCATAGCCACCTCCGAAAAGTGTCTTGAATTTAAAGATAtgtgaattcaattcaatccGTTCCACATGAGCTACCAATGTCAAGGAACGTTGATGAAACATATAATTTTATGGGACAAGCCTGTAGAggcaacaaatttttttcatagtacttcattctctgtggcttattttcatgtgaaccaacttcacatttgtcattacagaacaaatgtcaccatatgaagttggttcacatgaaaataaacgcagtgacagcagtaattttatgacagaaagtagtaaaatatgggaaaactctattacatttcttcttagtttctaaacatcattcttCTATAACAATAAGTCTTTATCTGACACTGATGTTTTATGATACCCCCGGTCCTGCCCTGAAATACTACAGtgacgaaatatttaaatattttagtaTTTATTACATCGAGTTtaaagtactttattatgctctagatgtgtaattatgacacgaggcgcCGAAGGCCATGTGTCATAATTCACATAGTGAGCCTAATACtagtacattttgttacgagtgatgaaaagttgattttttcagctttcatcacgagtcacaaacgacgattttcgcacttttcgggtcctaggtatgaaaagtacttttttggccGCAAATACCTCTCTCTGAGAAgttcagaaaaattgaacttttcgatcgtagaatgcgtgtcgaaatccgtcgaatttcagtcttcaaggacaaaaaaatacttttcaccgagattcatacaacgttttatgcaacaagaggcatctaaagttcgcaattttcgaacattacgatgctgagttgcattaATAACTATTTCACGCGTCCAACCTATATAAATGtctccaaaaaaatattttcagggtcaaaagttttcgttttatttttaacgcgTTCATAAAGTGTTTGTTGCGCGTTCGTCCTAACTTTTCCTCACTAGTCGCGGTATGCCAACTTTCAAGTCTCTAGACTGTGGTTCCACAGAGAGACAAACATCAATCTTTATATTATATATTTCGACAGGATTCGTTGATTGACTCAGGGACAGAGAGGTTCTAATATTACCGGAAAATGTAGCCAGTTTATTTAATGCCAATACACCGGCAACGGATTTGCTAAGCATACTTGAAGCAATGCGAAACTAAAACGTATAAAGTTTTATGTTCAtccaagagattttttttttgaaatgttctTCCGAGCAGTTGCAGTGCAGAAAATGTCGAAtctaaattttgattgaaaattttgtttgctttaCGTATATGATGGATGGGCATAATTAAAACTTTAGTGATATTAAGGGCACTCGTGTATACTGAAAAGGATTGGATCTTTTGTTTTCATAGATAATTGCGTTTGCAAAGAAAACGATGGACTGATAAAACAATCTTCGtttgattttataatttggaagCATTTTTAGTAGAGCATGTGCAATAAGAACTTTACAGTGACAGAGCAGCAAGTTCAATTTTGTAAATCGCTCTTATTTCTTCGTGGTACTCTACAGAGTGATGAAAGATAGtgcatcaaacaaattttggtacTGTAAAAAAGCTGTAAAactagtactctatttgacagctgtcactcaaagcacttttgcttgaagtgtgcTGTTGAAACTGATCGTTTGATAAATGTTGCCAAAGtttaaaaagaatttccatCGGCGAAGCTCTGCTTTAAAATTTCTACTGAAATTATATTATGAATAACAATTACAGCAATTCCGTCAGAATAAAATGACCCATGTGCCActgatttaattttgtgtacgTTTCGTACGAAAATTGCAGCGTCAACgttatgaataaaaaaaaaatatttttcggatTTGCATTTTGTGTCTGGCACATAATACGGTTCGCTAACCGAGCATTTGACACAACCCTCATGtactttaatatttaattgagACAGAGATTTatcaatcaaatattttgattcatATTCGCATATCCATATTCGAAAGGATGAACAATTatagaaatataaattttaaattatctgTTCTATGTAGCTTCTAGCTCACAGTTGCGTGCCAattaaaaccatttcataGCTGCTGTGGATAGAATGAtggaaaacataatttttgggaaatccAATTTGTCTTTAAgtaaaaaatataatgtcGTAACTCGTAACCACGGTGCCTCCGTATCGTACtctaaattttgtaatttgtcAATTATCTTCATGCTATGTTAGCTTTTCCTATTCCTACACACattcaataacatttttgaagaAGTATTAATTGCTGGAATGTGCGGAATGATGTATATTGTGGGTAGAAAATGAAGTGGTTCTATTGGTTATATTCGTTCCATGTAAATATACACATCACAGTATTGACTtctctttacatttttttccgaTCCACAAATACAAGTTCATGCAATGACTTTTCTCTTGTTAACAACatgtggaacaaaaaaaaaactgtgggTCGTCAAACACATAGAAAGTTTAATTGTGATGATTGGATTATATACTAATGACGTATTGAAGCAACTGATAAAACGTATTTTGACCCCGACCACGCGTCGGGGTTTCGATGACTAGCTTTTAAACTTGTGGTGTTAACGAATTTAACGAAAACGTCTTCACGTCTCAAGATCTATTGAGTGTTGAAATGGGGGCAGTCAACGcatttcaagcaaaagtggtactctaaatagggtactgaaacttgacagtgatccatacaaaattttacactgtaaaaagagtggggataaaatttcacacaaaatagtactctatttggcaactgtcattaatagcacttttgcttgaagtgcgttggggCAGtgcataatttattaattttttttgtaggaattctagaaaatttaaatctttgaaaattctagaaaactTTAGAAATGTGTAGAATTTGTAGAacattcaaataataaaatttgtaaatactTAGAAATGTCTagaaattccacaaaattttagaaaatattttcaagaaaataggCTCTGGACAATAATAACGTTTTTCGAACTTTCGAGACTATGTTTTTTTACAAGGTCTTTCAAAATCTGCAAATCTGTTGCCGTTGTGTCCATGAATAATAACCGGGTCGAAATTATAAAGTTTGTTCGTTGTGACTATTATTAAGACGAATCGATACAATGataaattgtagcctaaatttgtgcaaaaatagtattttacataactaggaataaaaagatgaaaagtagagttttcgtgtgaattttgatccgaggcgaggccgaggtcaataaacacacgaaaacgagacttttcatttttttatccctagttatgtaatggattttacatgctgagggcttcgaaagaagtgcttgaaactagaaaagtacggttttcgacgcatgtagcatgtaaaataatattaataacTCCGAGTCCGTGtcatttctgaaaatgtgGGACCATCATTTTGTGTCAAAAGTTGTTGGTTTTCAGTAACAATGATAAATGTTTGCGTTTTCTCGTAGGAGGTTACaccaccacaaacatttattatttttactcaaagccaacacattttaacacaaaacgaTGGAATGCCTCATAGAGGTAgaaccgaaattcattgaaaaactatatcacacacacacacacacacacaccactaacacaAAAACGTCAACTTCGCTTCGTGGTCCCACTTTTTCCAGAAAGAGCGCGGACACGGAGTTATTggaaatatattatttttgcgcacaaattaAGGCTGCAATTTAGCATTGTGTCGATTCGTCTTAACTCACAATAAATGTTGTCCTTCAGTCTCGGTTGTCAGTTTCAACgtaaagtttttaaattcttcaaattgtGTTAATTACTTCCCGCTAactatattttgtgttttattcCTCGTTTCATCCTGCGGCTTAACAAAACCTAACTATTTTTACATCAATGCTTTCCATTGCACACTCTCTTTGATAAAACTCCCTGCGGCGtaatacattttcattctgCACTTAATAATTGACGgtttaaaaactaaaaaggaTTTTACTTAACACCATAACATCGAGCAGTCGGTTGTGCAATTAATTAATCATGTTACTTAAGGTACTCTGTTATAATACATCACTTAATTTAATAGAAGTTCAGCTGAATGTTTAAGAAGACAGGAACTCGGTATCACTGAATgggaaaacaataaatttatttttacttttgcgTAAAATCCAACCTCAAAAATATGCTGCACAAcatgaaaacttttattttggttaaagtttttcaacaaaattcaaacaatataCAAACACGCAATAGACTTAATACGCGATTTGGAAGAGAGGCATATAACATTTGATTCCGTTGTgttgataaaatgtttaacaaaACATTCCATTTGGCAATTTAGCATTCCGtacgatttatttttttccgttggtTGGGttgaaatttcgtttattttgttaacaaacggctacacaaaaaataaatactCAACCGAACATTTTCcacgttttttttctgttggtaTGTTAGCGGAACATTAACTGCAACATTTGCTCGTTATGTTGTGTATTATTGGCAAATTATTCAAATCATCTTCAGTCTGTAGCCGCTCTTAATCTATTTTAAATGGCTATAAATGTCCTGAAACGTCATTAGTATACACCAAAATCCATATACTCATATACATCATCCATTTCCTAGACAATATATATACACCAGTCGATTCAGACTTACATATTTCGGCATACGAAAATCCACAAAACACGTACATTTAGCGTAAGCGATCCAACTAATTTATTTCCCtttcttgaaaattaattcaatgcATGCATGGGTGCTAAATTTACCAATTGCTCGACTCTGTCGCAGCATGGTGTATGATGATTCTTGTTTGCTCTAAACAGCTTGACGCAAGTAATTTATATCAATAATGGATGGCATGTGTGAGGTTAGTTACAGTAAGTCATATAATACGTTTATATGCAGTCTGGAGTTGGAGTATGCATATGCACGTAGatcacaattttattgattttttttggatatatTTCACATCTACCCATATTCGTTATCAGCACTGATTAAGTAACGAGTAACGGTCGTTGGTAATGTATTGTTAAAGTGTTTGGCCTATTATTGGAGATTTGCATCGAAGGATACGGCGCGTAGTGGAAATAAATCGAAGAAAGTAGTGTCACCTACGTGCAAATGGCGAATAGTCATGTAGTTCTGCAGTAGCAACTAGTCTAAGCCGtggaaacaatattttcattaaatatttggATTCAATTATAACATGGTCAAGGATTTCGCGATTGACCTGGCCAGTGGACCTGACCCATTTTATAGAACGAATGTTTTAAAGTCTGGCGAAAATCGCACGAAAACGATAAAATCATGCCAGAGCAATTTTTAGGGGAATCCATTGCTAACGAGGTGtctgtttattttattgttgctgAAAGGCACGGtccattttcatgaaaaaaaagtttttttttctacaaacattccaaagttttcattaatgttttagaaagaaaaatgaaattggaaaatactCGGCAAGCTTTGTGTTGAAAAggaaacttttgaaaaatcatttgcttAAAAGGGTTGCGCTCAGAAATTTTGTAACGCAACCGTGGGTGTTGAAATCAATCGCTTGTAGCTGCTTGTAGCGGGTCACAGAATTATTGTAGTGTCTATTCGCACCCGTAATTTGATTTcatgtaaattgtaaattgtaataACGTGTTTTCCTGACGGTGATgactatgaaaattttgttcttcttCCTTGTTCAGGACTAAACTCCTGTACATTAACAAATAGCTTTATTTTAGTACACCTAGCCAAGAGAATGTGAAATGTCTGGCTAAGAAAAGGAAGTTGCTCAGTTGCTGTTAAATTCatggtgttgaggaatttcacTACTGGTTATTCACAATgacccacaaagtgacattttccttacaCAGTACCCCTTATACAGTACCTAAATCAATTCTGTGCGCTATCAAAACGCTAATAGGGTAGAAATAATTCATATCACTACTAGAAGGATTTCATATCGAAACTTATATCGGTTTATATCTACTCGCACTACGAGtataaagaagaaaatatttctttgaaatttttaaagtttaataaTGTGGAAAGCACACTCTAATGGCTCCAGTTGTAGtacgataaaaaagaatgGTTCTGctggtgtttttatttattctttttttttttaaagacatcaaaataaattttgaaaatacacTCTGTACTGTGCTCCACATCGTCGTATACATTGTTTTACAGTATGCAACAGGTTTCACTTATTATCGCGAAGAAGGGATTGACAAAAACCATCGGGTGTTATTGAATAAATCATGTGAAACGTGTTACATGAATCACAACTTTTCACCCAAGAGACAAAAGCGAGGTGAATACCCACGCAAAAGCGTAATTTTATATATTATCCcgcattttaaatatttaaatacaaTAATGATTGATCTGTCTTAACAAACCCAGGGGCTAAATCATTATTTTACCTGTTTCGCTGTTTCCGTTTATAACTTTTTGAAATGCCCATATTTAATGGGAAAGCTATGAAACAAACTTAGTGCAATATGTGGTGTAAATGCGGCCAACTCATCCCAACAATGATCATTTTCCGGTATTCAAGTTTTACTTCTCTTCGTCTTTTAAACACGACAACACAAGTACTGAGGAGGTGTACCAGCATTGGAACTTATGTCACACTTCCTCTATGGCGTATCTCATCAACCTCATCAAACATTTAGCTTcttacactgacaaaaaagtttcgacaaactcagctgttgcaggtaactttgtctccaggtaatctacaatagctgccacagctgtagcgccccatacaaaaaatacagctgcggcagataatgtgtagattacctggagacaaagttacctgctacaggggagtttttcgaaacttttttgtcagtataCTATTGAAGGTTTAAACTGATATGAAGTTATTGATATTTTAAACATCACATTAAAGCTAAAGCACACAGAATGTCATTTTCCCATTACGAAGCAGagcattttattaaaaacggCACTTCGCTTTTAATGTTCTCAAGTGTGACAAACCGCGAGCTATTAACTTTTCCCTTACACTCAtgtgattttatttgtttaacgtTATAATTTGTACACCTTCTTTGATGCATCTATGCGACATTTTATTAAGTGGTTTCGCTCTCGTTCTATTATGAAATGCAAAGCACCTGCAATATACCAGAGCTTGAATGGCCCATTAGGCGAAACGAACAAAGCTTTTaattacacaattttcattttacaccATTTTCTAACGTTTTTAATCGAACTGCCAACTATTGCTGGTAACATTTGCTCTAACACTTACAACTGAACtacaaaattgatgtttttgttttgttttcatcgTAGACCGTACATTGTTAAAGCATTTTTCTGTATTGAGAACTTTCCAGGAACGAAATAATTGCATGCCTTTAGAACAACAATGCTATATAACACCTCCCTGTGAGAAGTTAATTATGTTCTGTGACCAAGGTCCAACCAAGGTTGGGGGTATGAACAGTGTCCGCAAAATATATGTTGAAACAACCGATGTGAACTTTCAACTGAGGAAGTGAAAGAATCGATGAATATATTGCATGATAGGCTTCGACTTCAAAAAATTCGTAGATTTCTTCTGCTCATTCCTACaatataaaaacgaaatttctgtATAATTAGTCGTTTTTGAGCAAGACCTAATTTTAGGAATtcaattcccaaaaattctccCTAATTTAGGAAttcaaaaaatcaacaactttttttatggGATTTAATTCTTAATAGTAGGCTGCTTTTGAGTAAAAAGGTAGGTACTATTCCCACTGTATGTCTCTTTATAATAGTTTCACTATTCGGACACAGTGCGATTACTCAAAATTGAAGAACTTCTTAAAATAATCCTTAAATTGTAAcgattctttaaattttatttttttaggaTTAGGcattaaatttctaaaatttcctaAACATAGTTCCTGTTTCCCCTAAGAACATCTCCTACCGGTAGAGCTAAATAGACGAAAATCTAAACATCCATCAGCAACAATCATACCTTCCAGTAAATAGATATAGAATAAGATCCCTGACCGTGATGTGCGGATGCGAAAACCTGATCGTGTTTTGCTTATgcaaatttacatgtaaaataaaatataccGCAAATCACGGTTATGTTGGATCTTGATTTGCGGTATAATTTGTATGACGCTTTAGATACCTCCAAATATCGGTCTCTAttgaatttcatataaaa includes:
- the LOC119084491 gene encoding cilia- and flagella-associated protein 20-like; the encoded protein is MFRNTFQKGFLSVFYSIGSNPLLIWKTQTKNGYIKRVTDEDLNSMALEIVGSNMATAYIVTPIHPRESLAIKLPFIVLIIKNMNKSFSFEVQILDDQNVLRRFRVSNCHNSTKINSFSTAMPIVMSDGWNQIQFNLADFTRRAYNTAYVETVRIQIHANVRIRRIFFSDRIYTDDEKPEQYRLFLPKERVAKKSEKTNKPPTTPKTERNDYCVDTCNQPCAYINPS